A single window of Channa argus isolate prfri chromosome 2, Channa argus male v1.0, whole genome shotgun sequence DNA harbors:
- the kif7 gene encoding kinesin-like protein kif7 isoform X2, with protein sequence MSPKVPSGQGRGDYSAVQVAVRVRPLLPKELLHCHESCITVDTELCRVTLGHDRHFLCDFLFEETCCQENVYSVSVQPLIDAFFQGFNATVFAYGQTGSGKTYTIGEANICSFRDEEQGIIPRAVADVFKILDENDLTDFSLRVSYLEVYKEEFKDLLEVETASKDIHIREDKGNIVLCGVKECEVEGLDEVLSLLESGNTARHTGATQMNPNSSRSHTIFTLYMDQRRGSYRLNGTATSAGPQILSSKFHFVDLAGSERILRTGNTGERLKESIQINSGLLALGNVIGALGDPKRKGSHIPYRDSKITRILKDSLGGNSKTLMIACISPSSSNFDESLNTLNYATRARNIQNQATVNCKGEQDRVEGLEQQIKVLRRTLENRQRSETRIIAHADPNRRPRLGEGEISRLQAQSAHFRTCTDTAYRLLRELQSEGALTAEQSLRVKEWLCSVEEERSGLTTASGPDSGIENSSSEDSVALRRGRLSDPEPAEERWRHEHETEKEDSIIHLQAQIQRLERENTDFLSALEDAMEQYKQQSDKLQEQQDLIVELQCQLSTQGLRGLGLNLRSRPHTAPMGSLQHSQNGGTYRQASPVGFLGSGPYCDQDCNLYGEQEISGGAEMLDTDEESSHSNLGREGRKQVNLTWTKKDMLSGGLVASGKGSQLHEPYQHPGLGRKHSNSSSGETSVGESLKGFEGISDWGLLQAQQKIRELSVTIRMKEELIKELVKTGKDAQALNRQYSHKITALEREAVQARQELQEAQRQLQDLERQEREISTTDKTRAQECRRKIAAAQNKVQVLSQRQRDTARLANLPAQSERRVLELERSVQSMRQQQEQLQRRLRQESQHKRRLETEMQRRTHRVKELEIKNEQQQKILKIKTEEIAAFQRQRRSGSNGSVISLEEQQKIEEQKRWLDEEMERILEQRRGLEDLEGELTKREEIVAKKEALEQERSGLDSKRRLSSEALNKDMVMLTGRIDTLEQELSERNGLLRSSSAQDSQQIRQEISNLRQEKDSLLKQRAELDDKLRQGNLPSPEEERTLFQLDEAIEALDAAIEYKNEAITQRQRQLGPSASMLSQWEMNLMAKLSNLSASETRALLCKYFDKVVYLREEDRKLQFVLAELEMQLDDQQRLVQWLENALSRAQLDTDRRLTQQQKEHEQSIQLLLQQCREQIDEGLAGRQRQYEGWILNLSKELNHYKAVNLDLNNKLREVFGAAIQPRDPAKGLGCMEKLTRCLEDSPGGRGAGQPEKPPKSREEMRDLVNAPLPSTWRRSSLPTEEPAVMEELWLQVAGDAPINRVIQSGTGSWGGQTSLPMVKSRRESRRPSLNMGPLTSNNTLIDVRKNPV encoded by the exons ATGTCTCCCAAAGTGCCCAGTGGCCAAGGCAGAGGGGATTATTCTGCAGTGCAAGTAGCTGTTCGAGTGCGTCCTCTGCTGCCTAAAGAGCTTCTGCACTGCCATGAGAGCTGCATCACTGTGGATACTGAACTGTGTCGAGTTACTCTGGGCCATGACCGGCACTTTCTGTGTGACTTCCTATTTGAAGAAACTTGCTGTCAGGAGAATGTTtattctgtgtctgtgcagcCACTCATAGATGCCTTCTTTCAAGGTTTCAATGCTACAGTTTTTGCCTATGGACAGACAGGCTCAGGAAAGACTTACACAATTGGAGAAGCAAATATTT gTTCCTTTAGAGATGAAGAGCAGGGCATCATCCCCAGGGCTGTTGCAGATGTCTTCAAGATACTTGATGAAAATGACCTTACAGATTTCTCTCTCCGAGTCTCGTATCTGGAGGTCTACAAAGAGGAATTCAAGGACTTACTTGAAGTGGAGACTGCCAGTAAGGACATCCACATCCGGGAGGATAAAGGCAACATTG TTTTGTGTGGCGTAAAGGAGTGCGAAGTGGAGGGTCTTGATGAGGTGCTGAGTTTACTAGAGTCAGGAAACACAGCAAGGCACACCGGTGCAACCCAGATGAATCCAAACTCCAGTCGGTCTCACACCATTTTTACCTTGTACATGGACCAGCGACGAGGAAGTTACCGCCTTAATGGGACTGCTACGAGTGCTGGACCTCAAATTTTGTCTTCCAAGTTTCACTTTGTTGACCTGGCAGGGTCCGAGCGCATTTTAAGGACAGGTAACACTGGAGAGAGATTGAAGGAGAGCATCCAGATTAACAGTGGTCTTCTGGCCCTGGGAAATGTTATTGGAGCACTGGGGGACCCCAAGAGGAAAGGCTCTCACATACCATACAGAGATTCTAAAATTACAAG GATTTTAAAGGACTCTTTGGGAGGAAATTCCAAAACACTGATGATTGCCTGCATCAGTCCATCTTCCTCCAATTTTGATGAGAGTCTAAATACACTAAACTATGCCACAAGAGCCAGAAACATTCAGAACCAGGCTACAGTCAACTGCAAGGGTGAGCAAGATCGTGTAGAAGGGCTGGAGCAACAAATCAAGGTCCTGCGCAGAACCCTTGAAAACCGTCAGCGTTCAGAGACCCGGATCATTGCTCACGCTGATCCAAACAGGAGGCCTCGACTCGGGGAAGGAGAGATCAGCAGACTGCAAGCCCAGAGTGCCCACTTCAGGACCTGCACGGACACTGCTTACAG GTTATTGCGGGAGCTCCAGAGTGAAGGGGCTCTGACTGCAGAACAGAGTCTGAGAGTGAAGGAGTGGCTGTGCTCAgtggaggaggaaagaagcGGACTGACCACTGCCTCGGGACCAGACAGTGGTATAGAAAACAGCTCCAGTGAAGACAGTGTTGCATTAAGGAGGGGAAGGCTTTCT GATCCAGAGCCTGCAGAAGAGAGGTGGCGCCATGAGCATGAAACTGAGAAAGAGGATAGTATTATCCATCTTCAAGCACAGATCCAGAGGTTggagagagaaaacactgactttttATCAGCCTTGGAGGATGCTATGGAGCAGTACAAGCAGCAA AGTGACAAGCTGCAGGAGCAACAGGATCTGATAGTAGAGTTGCAATGTCAACTATCTACTCAAGGGCTGAGGGGTCTGGGCCTTAACTTGAGATCACGGCCTCACACCGCCCCAATGGGTTCCCTGCAACACAGTCAGAATGGAGGCACATACAGACAG GCCAGTCCAGTAGGCTTCCTTGGTAGTGGGCCTTACTGTGATCAGGATTGCAACCTCTATGGAGAGCAGGAGATCTCAGGAGGAGCAGAAATGCTGGACACAGATGAAGAGAGCAGTCATTCCAACCTCGGCCGGGAGGGACGGAA ACAAGTGAACCTGACCTGGACCAAAAAGGACATGTTATCAGGAGGACTAGTGGCTAGTGGTAAAGGATCTCAACTGCATGAGCCATACCAGCACCCCGGTTTAGGCAGGAAACATT CTAATTCCAGTTCTGGGGAGACTTCTGTAGGGGAAAGTTTGAAAGGTTTCGAAGGCATTTCAGATTGGGGACTTCTTCAGGCCCAGCAGAAGATTAGGGAGCTGTCTGTCACTATTCGCATGAAGGAAGAACTCATCAAGGAGCTGGTAAAAACAG gtAAGGATGCACAGGCCCTGAACAGACAGTACAGCCATAAAATTACAGCTCTGGAGAGGGAAGCTGTGCAGGCTCGACAGGAGCTGCAGGAAGCTCAAAGGCAGCTGCAGGATCTAGAGAGGCAAGAAAGAGAGATAAGCACAACAGACAAGACCAGAGCACAGGAATGTCGCAGGAAGATAGCTGCGGCTCAGAACAAAGTTCAG GTTCTTAGTCAACGTCAGAGGGATACTGCCCGTCTAGCTAACTTGCCTGCACAGAGTGAACGGCGCGTGTTAGAGCTAGAGCGAAGCGTCCAGTCTATGAGGCAACAGCAGGAGCAGTTGCAAAGGCGGCTACGTCAGGAAAGTCAGCATAAACGACGTCTGGAGACAGAAATGCAACGAAGAACTCACAGAGTCAAG GAACTTGAGATTaagaatgagcagcagcagaagatcTTGAAGATAAAAACAGAGGAGATTGCTGCCTTCCAGAGGCAGAGACGCAGTGGCAGTAATGGTTCTGTCATCTCATTAGAAGAACAACAg AAGATTGAGGAACAGAAACGCTGGTTGGATGAGGAAATGGAGCGAATACTGGAACAGAGGAGAGGACTGGAAGATCTGGAAGGGGAGCTGACTAAACGCGAGGAGATCGTGGCGAAAAAAGAAGCCCTGGAGCAAGAACGCAGTGGGCTGGATTCCAAGAGGCGCCTCTCCAGTGAG gCCTTGAATAAAGACATGGTAATGCTTACTGGACGCATTGACACACTTGAGCAAGAATTAAGTGAGAGGAACGGTCTCCTTCGCAGCAGCAGTGCTCAAGACTCACAACAAATCCGCCAAGAGATCTCCAACCTGCGTCAAGAGAAAGATTCACTGCTTAAACAACGAGCTGAGCTGGATGATAAGCTGAGGCAGGGTAACCTGCCCTCACCTGAG GAGGAGCGAACACTTTTCCAGTTGGACGAGGCAATCGAGGCTCTGGATGCAGCTATCGAGTACAAGAATGAGGCCATCACTcaaagacagagacagctgGGGCCATCTGCCAGTATGCTCTCCCAGTGGGAGATGAACCTCATGGCTAAACTGAGTAACCTGTCTGCCTCTGAGACCAGAGCACTGCTGTGCAAGTACTTTGATAAG gtGGTGTATCTGCGTGAGGAGGACCGtaagctgcagtttgtcctGGCTGAGTTGGAAATGCAGCTAGACGAccagcagaggctggtgcagtGGCTGGAGAATGCCCTCAGTCGGGCACAACTTGACACTGATCGCCGACTCACACAACAGCAGAAGGAACACGAACAGAGCATTCAGCTCTTACTGCAGCAATGTCGAG AGCAAATAGATGAGGGCTTGGCAGGAAGGCAGCGACAGTATGAGGGCTGGATCCTTAACCTCAGCAAGGAGCTTAACCACTACAAGGCAGTAAATCTGGACCTAAACAATaaactgagggaggtttttggtGCAGCGATCCAGCCAAGGGATCCTGCTAAAG GCCTCGGCTGCATGGAGAAGCTGACCCGCTGCTTAGAGGACAGCCCAGGAGGCAGGGGGGCGGGGCAACCTGAAAAACCTCCCAAGTCCAGGGAGGAAATGCGTGACCTGGTAAATGCCCCTCTTCCATCCACATGGAGACGCTCTTCTCTCCCCACAGAGGAACCTGCTGTCATGGAGGAGTTGTGGCTTCAAGTAGCTGGGGATGCTCCGATTAACCGTGTAATTCAAAGTGGCACCGGGTCCTGGGGAGGGCAGACCTCCCTGCCCATGGTAAAATCTCGCAGAGAGTCACGTCGACCCAGCCTCAACATGGGACCACTGACTTCAAACAACACATTAATTGATGTACGGAAAAATCCTGTTTGA